The Lactuca sativa cultivar Salinas chromosome 2, Lsat_Salinas_v11, whole genome shotgun sequence genome includes a window with the following:
- the LOC111902585 gene encoding uncharacterized protein LOC111902585 has product MLYILVPCFIVYLMTNNVIFKYIYQSIEDKVTITKTPQLTFRLTKMAAASRFSIRSQTKSISLPSRSHPTTLRIEELLNKIKATTASTETICSGLSQLTGLYECMDELLTSSTTHVLMSRQQNKKWVDELMEESVMLLDVCGNIRDILSEIKGHTRDLLCALRRRKGDLNIQNSITKYNCFRKKMIKDVRKLVASLKQFDNVTTGDSVVVDSDNHQLAATIKAVLGVVEMTISVFNSFLMFLSVPILKANRWSFVVSKLIHKGIVACETQQEHGILNELESVDSALQRLCKHGSLSGEGGNVEIAQCRLQRLGVQIENMESGFEYMFRCLIRTRASLLNIENMHMH; this is encoded by the coding sequence ATGCTTTACATACTTGTACCATGCTTTATCGTATATCTAATGACCAATAATGTCATATTCAAGTATATATACCAAAGCATAGAGGATAAGGTTACTATAACAAAAACTCCTCAGCTTACCTTTCGACTCACAAAGATGGCTGCTGCTTCAAGATTTAGCATCAGATCCCAAACAAAGTCCATTAGCTTGCCTAGCAGATCGCATCCGACCACTCTTCGAATCGAAGAACTGCTCAACAAGATCAAAGCAACAACAGCATCTACAGAGACAATCTGCAGTGGTTTATCCCAACTGACAGGATTGTACGAATGCATGGATGAGCTACTAACTTCCTCAACCACCCACGTTTTGATGTCTCGACAACAAAACAAGAAATGGGTCGATGAGCTAATGGAGGAATCTGTGATGCTCTTGGATGTTTGTGGCAATATAAGGGATATTCTATCAGAAATCAAAGGCCATACTAGGGATCTTCTTTGTGCTCTACGGAGGAGAAAGGGAGACTTGAATATCCAAAACAGCATAACAAAGTACAATTGCTTCAGAAAGAAGATGATAAAAGACGTTAGAAAATTAGTTGCTAGTTTAAAGCAATTCGATAACGTGACCACTGGTGACTCAGTGGTGGTTGATTCAGATAACCACCAGCTTGCCGCAACGATCAAGGCGGTATTGGGCGTTGTTGAAATGACGATTTCGGTTTTCAACTCTTTCTTAATGTTCTTATCTGTGCCGATTTTGAAGGCAAACAGATGGTCATTTGTTGTATCGAAGTTGATACACAAGGGGATTGTTGCATGTGAAACTCAACAAGAACATGGAATTCTGAATGAATTGGAAAGTGTTGATTCTGCATTGCAAAGATTATGTAAACATGGATCGTTGAGTGGCGAAGGGGGGAACGTGGAGATTGCTCAATGTCGATTGCAGAGACTGGGAGTTCAGATTGAAAACATGGAGAGTGGGTTCGAATACATGTTTAGGTGCTTGATTCGAACCAGAGCTTCTCTTCTCAACATCGAAAACATGCATATGCATTAA